A genomic region of Sarcophilus harrisii chromosome 6, mSarHar1.11, whole genome shotgun sequence contains the following coding sequences:
- the LOC100913366 gene encoding mas-related G-protein coupled receptor member X4-like: MTVSPTPEYPGSDNSTQNSEGHSSSGSLNWLNILSLLIAPLGLVGNGAVLWLLGFGIRRNHFSVYILNLAAADALFLFFSFLSSILRFFPFFDLTRKILSFFTSMSYTVGLSLLAAISTERCLSALFPLWYRCRRPKHTSAAVCAVLWALIGTLWLLYFVLWYHFNFNFFTLITILASWFLLLTCIMCVSSLILLLRVQCRSRRRQPPRLYLLVLLTVLMFLLCDLPWGIWDFMNFYSKLDVRPSWLCDALACVNSSVNPLIYFLVGRLGNKRREPLREVLQRALGHEQGLGGGTTNTHTHISSPETTL; encoded by the coding sequence ATGACGGTGTCCCCCACACCTGAATATCCAGGATCTGACAATTCAACGCAGAATAGTGAAGGTCATAGTTCATCTGGAAGCCTTAACTGGCTGAACATCCTCTCTCTGCTCATTGCCCCTCTCGGGCTGGTGGGGAACGGAGCCGTCCTGTGGCTCCTGGGCTTCGGCATCCGGAGGAATCACTTCTCTGTCTACATCCTCAACCTGGCGGCGGCCGAcgccctcttcctttttttctcttttcttagctccattcttagattttttccatttttcgaTTTAACACGGAAAATTCTGTCATTCTTCACATCCATGTCCTACACCGTGGGCCTGAGCCTCCTGGCCGCGATCAGCACCGAGCGCTGTCTCTCCGCGCTCTTCCCCCTCTGGTACCGATGTCGCCGCCCCAAGCACACGTCGGCCGCGGTCTGCGCTGTCCTCTGGGCTCTGATCGGGACGCTCTGGttactttattttgttctttggtatcattttaattttaacttttttacctTAATCACCATCCTGGCCTCGTGGTTCCTCCTCCTCACCTGCATCATGTGCGTGTCCAGCCTGATTCTGCTGCTGAGGGTCCAGTGCCGCTCCCGGCGCCGGCAGCCGCCCAGGCTCTACCTCCTGGTGCTGCTCACGGTCCTCATGTTCCTGCTCTGCGACCTGCCCTGGGGCATCTGGGATTTCatgaatttttattctaaattagACGTCAGGCCTTCTTGGCTCTGTGACGCCCTGGCCTGTGTGAACAGCAGTGTGAACCCCCTCATTTACTTCTTAGTGGGCAGACTAGGGAATAAGAGGAGGGAGCCTCTCAGGGAGGTGCTGCAGAGGGCCCTTGGGCATGAGCAGGGATTAGGAGGTGGGacaacaaacacacacacccaCATCAGCAGCCCAGAGACTACACTCTGA